In Trifolium pratense cultivar HEN17-A07 linkage group LG7, ARS_RC_1.1, whole genome shotgun sequence, a genomic segment contains:
- the LOC123893609 gene encoding uncharacterized protein LOC123893609: protein MYPFERFMGYAKRAVKNKARVEGSICATYLHRETIYFCSHYFKDTLSSSHIRNETETSRPVRIHPLNMSIFSLPGRNGGGEKVLYPGDKVLYSAHVHLLINCNEVEPYLQMFLTQHTSAQINSQFPAWFKEYMYQQTPATRVIQHLRNLSDGPKSTVKQWHTYFVNGYRFETHSWSEGKTTVNSGVCMKGVTENGEGDFYGVIENIFEIEYNYLDYKKTVVLFYCKWFDPSNRGTRYDSKTNTVDIKMNKHYPLYDPFAMAHNVRQVHYVPYPSTTRDKRGWCAAITSKPRGLIEKNEIDEREDEPYQEDEMSNVDDVIAVETFNQLCVQEEAEEVPSDGDVDEEDVEANGDDEGSDDEDVSDWDDN, encoded by the exons ATGTACCCGTTCGAAAGGTTCATGGGTTATGCAAAACGTGCCGTGAAAAACAAAGCTAGGGTCGAAGGCTCAATTTGTGCAACATACTTACACCGCGAAACAATTTACTTTTGTTCGCATTACTTCAAAGACACGTTGTCATCAAGCCATATTCGCAATGAAACTGAAACATCTCGGCCTGTGAGAATTCACCCATTAAACATGTCAATATTCAGCTTGCCTGGTCGTAATGGTGGTGGTGAGAAAGTGTTGTATCCTGGTGACAAAGTTCTCTATTCGGCGCATGTTCACTTGCTGATTAATTGCAATGAAGTCGAGCCATATTTACA GATGTTTTTAACACAACATACTTCTGCTCAAATCAATTCGCAATTTCCAGCATGGTTCAAAGAATACATGTACCAACAAACACCCGCAACTCGTGTCATACAACACTTGAGAAACTTATCTGATGGCCCAAAGTCAACCGTTAAACAATGGCACACCTACTTTGTCAATGGTTACAGATTTGAGACACACAGTTGGAGTGAAGGAAAAACAACAGTAAACAGTGGAGTGTGTATGAAAGGTGTGACTGAAAATGGTGAAGGAGATTTTTACGGTGTCATTGAGAACATATTTGAAATCGAATACAATTACCTTGATTACAAGAAAACAGTCGTGTTGTTTTACTGTAAATGGTTTGATCCTTCAAATAGAGGTACCAGATATGATTCAAAGACTAATACCGTGGacataaaaatgaacaaacattATCCATTGTATGATCCGTTTGCTATGGCTCATAACGTCAGACAAGTTCACTATGTCCCTTATCCATCGACTACAAGGGATAAGCGAGGTTGGTGTGCCGCAATAACATCAAAACCAAGGGGTctgattgaaaaaaatgagatagatgAACGTGAAGATGAACCATATCAGGAAGATGAGATGTCCAATGTTGATGATGTCATTGCAGTTGAAACTTTTAATCAACTTTGTGTACAAGAAGAAGCCGAAGAAGTACCTTCTGATGGTGATGTTGATGAAGAGGACGTCGAAGCtaatggtgatgatgaaggcagtgatgatgaagatgtatcagattgggatgacaattaa
- the LOC123893608 gene encoding uncharacterized protein LOC123893608, with translation MNPDEENFDDDNVDDDIDDIPPAPGVGRGRGRAPRRRALPRRVVRNRWLEGMPKSRTVDGVEEEYDSYDDDDDHEDEEIADIALLAPQNELLIDRHGRPIIMPYTATDLQPQNPANKAINNALKSKFQAPYLNWTEVRADERGYQQFWNGFRSQVTWLNHHTAAIERIFNKKATKRLSTLLFEARKKIKKDPSKPPLWLAGNSYPMLCRRWEEEEYIAKCIKNKANRNTDEANRACVHSGGSKSAGTLRLEFIQQFGRPPTFMEMNDMMHRYADSGEWTGARAQEVSRLTQIWVEEYNASQLRLPPHRRDNEDVRRNKMSLAFVKNAGGATRGRKFAAGCTSSLYASDPTGLRDVTYTSSSSSSTGRSRPTQREETDDEYEARMRATYREEFRDEFEASFDDRVDVRVQHILQEFFAQQRAPAPAGGGGWIIISGFGTTKSKCR, from the exons atgaatccagatgaagaaaattttgatgatgacaatgtCGATGATGACATTGATGATATTCCACCAGCACCGGGTGTCGGACGCGGACGCGGACGCGCTCCACGTAGACGTGCTTTACCCCGCCGCGTTGTTCGGAATCGATGGTTGGAGGGTATGCCCAAGTCTCGAACCGTAGACGGTGTGGAAGAGGAGTACGACTCCTACGACGACGATGATGACCACGAGGACGAGGAAATAGCCGATATTGCACTTTTAGCTCCTCAAAATGAATTGTTGATTGACCGGCATGGTAGACCCATCATCATGCCATATACCGCCACAga TTTGCAACCCCAAAATCCGGCGAATAAGGCAATCAATAATGCATTGAAATCCAAATTCCAGGCTCCATATCTCAACTGGACGGAGGTCAGGGCAGATGAGCGTggatatcaacaattttggaatggcttcagg TCGCAAGTAACTTGGCTGAATCACCACACAGCGGCTATTGAGcgtatattcaacaaaaaagccaccaagcgtctgtcgaccttactttttgaagcgcggaaaaagattaaaaaggatCCTTCAAAACCACCACTTTGGCTCGCTGGCAATTCATACCCTATGCTCTGCCGCAGATGGGAAGAGGAAGAGTATATTGCAAAGTGTATAAAGAACAAAGCCAACAGAAATACTGATGAAGCCAATCGTGCGTGCGTACACTCTGGAGGGTCTAAATCTGCCGGAACGCTTCGTCTTGAGTTCATCCAACAATTTGGTCGTCCACCCACCTTTATGGAGATGAATGACATGATGCACCGGTATGCAGATTCCGGTGAGTGGACGGGGGCAAGGGCGCAAGAAGTGTCG agGTTGACGCAAATTTGGGTTGAAGAATATAATGCAAGCCAACTACGACTACCACCTCATAGGCGAGATAATGAGGATGTTCGTCGAAACAAGATGTCGTTGGCTTTTGTTAAGAATGCTGGTGGTGCGACTCGAGGTCGCAAATTCGCTGCTGGGTGTACATCTTCTCTATATGCAAGTGACCCAACTGGTTTGAGAGATGTCACTtacacatcttcatcttcatcgagTACAGGACGCTCTCGTCCAACTCAAAGAGAGGAAACCGATGATGAGTATGAAGCGCGAATGAGGGCCACGTATAGAGAAGAATTCCGCGATGAGTTCGAAGCATCATTTGATGACCGGGTGGACGTACGGGTCCAACATATATTGCAGGAATTCTTTGCACAGCAGAGGGCGCC
- the LOC123900159 gene encoding uncharacterized protein LOC123900159 — protein sequence MDNMITNALGFNTPIYVPNDVDDPADDEYDADVNVERPNEEAQRFFDLLKETNTPLCEGSRDSKLTVCIRLLGIKSECLVSEYTMDLITKLMLDITIDRPLDLPKNYYEARQLVAKLGLGAKRIDCCVNGCMLYYSNEFGVDDGALLECKFCQEPRYRVTRNSRSVRRKPIPRKAMFYLPIIPRLQRLYASMQTASKMTWHRENYERRKMSDGFTPYTQVSATPYSCWPVLVTPYNLPPDMCMSKPYMFLAAVIPGPSSPTVGIDIYLQPLIDDLKRLWNGVATYDINQKRNFNMRGALMWTINDFPAYGMLSGWGTHGKLGCPICMMDTKAFWLENGGKATWFDCHRRFLPTDHPFRRNKNGFVHGDTETRDPPDYLTSRQVWNKVKDIPKVEVVGGVASKPRGYGQTHNWTKRRKTKDNDNARRDIGLYCKRNELLLVETSNGKLLKPRANYTLSPEEAKSVCRWVKEVKMPDDFTSDCI from the exons ATGGACAATATGATAACTAATGCCCTTGGGTTTAATACGCCGATTTATGTGCCAAATGATGTCGACGACCCTGCTGATGATGAATATGACGCTGATGTTAACGTCGAGAGACCAAATGAGGAAGCCCAGCGattttttgatcttttgaaaGAGACAAATACACCGTTGTGTGAAGGCTCCCGAGACTCAAAGTTAACGGTGTGTATTAGACTTTTGGGTATCAAGTCTGAATGTCTTGTTTCAGAATACACCATGGACTTGATAACAAAACTGATGTTGGATATAACAATAGACCGTCCTCTTGatttgccaaaaaattattacgAAGCAAGACAATTGGTTGCAAAGTTAGGACTCGGAGCGAAGAGAATTGACTGTTGTGTTAACGGGTGTATGTTGTACTATAGCAACGAATTTGGTGTAGATGACGGTGCATTACttgaatgtaaattttgtcaagaaccaagatATCGTGTAACAAGAAATTCACGGTCAGTCAGAAGGAAGCCAATCCCAAGAAAGGCGATGTTCTATTTACCCATAATACCAAGGTTGCAAAGGTTGTATGCATCGATGCAAACTGCCAGTAAAATGACATGGCATCGTGAAAACTatgaaaggagaaaaatgtcag ATGGATTTACACCATATACTCAAGTATCAGCCACTCCATATTCATGTTGGCCTGTTCTGGTTACCCCGTACAATCTTCCTCCTGATATGTGCATGTCAAAACCTTACATGTTTTTAGCCGCTGTAATACCAGGCCCATCTAGTCCAACTGTTGGTATTGATATCTATTTACAAcctttgattgatgatttgaagaGATTGTGGAACGGTGTTGCGACGTATGATATCAACCAAAAACGAAATTTCAATATGAGAGGAGCTTTGATGTGGACCATTAATGATTTTCCTGCATATGGGATGTTGTCTGGATGGGGGACACATGGTAAACTAGGATGTCCTATTTGCATGATGGACACCAAAGCGTTTTGGTTAGAAAACGGTGGGAAGGCTACTTGGTTTGACTGTCATCGTCGGTTCTTGCCTACTGATCATCCgtttagaagaaataaaaatggttttgttcATGGTGACACCGAGACTCGTGATCCACCAGATTATTTGACATCCCGACAAGTCTGGAACAAAGTGAAAGATATTCCAAAGGTTGAGGTTGTAGGTGGTGTTGCATCTAAACCGCGTGGTTATGGACAAACACACAACTGGACAAAAAGAA GAAAAACGAAAGATAATGACAACGCGAGGAGAGACATAGGGTTGTATTGCAAACGTAACGAACTGTTGTTGGTGGAGACATCTAACGGCAAACTTCTTAAACCTCGTGCAAACTATACTTTATCTCCTGAAGAAGCAAAATCTGTTTGTCGATGGGTAAAAGAAGTGAAGATGCCGGACG ACTTTACTTCCGATTGCATTTAG